GGCCTCTCGCTCACCCTCCACTACCGGCGCCGGCCCGACCAGGAGCGAGCCGTCTCGGCGTGGGCCGCGGCCGCGGCCGAGAGCACGGGGCTGGAGGTCCACCCCGCCCGCAGGTCGGTGGAGCTGCGCCCACCTGTCCCTCACGGCAAGGGGACGACCGTGACCACTCTGGCCGCCGGGTTGGCGGCCGCCTGCTTCGCAGGCGACGACTGGGGTGACCTGGAGGCCTTCGAGGCCCTCGACCGGCTGGCCGAGCAGGCCGAGTTCACCGCCGTCAAGGTGGGGGTGGACAGCCCCGAGGCGCCCGCCCCCCTGCTGGCCGGGGCCGACGTGGTGGTCGACGGCCCTGCGGGCGTGCTCGCCTTCCTGCGGGACCTGGTGGCCGGGTAGGCCTAGGGCGCGCCGACCAAGGGGTTGGCCGGCCCGGGGTCGCGCGTCGCCGCCGCTAGCTGGTCGTCCAGCCAGTGACGAGGGCTGCGCCGGGCCACCAGCTTTCGGGCCGAGGCCCCCCGGCTGGCCCGCTCGCCGGGCTCCATGGCCAGGGCCGCAGCCATGGCGTCGGCCGTGGCGGTGACGTCGAAGGGGTTGACCCCGAGGGCCGCCGGGCCCAACTCCTCCCACACGCCCGCCTCCCGGCTGAGCACGAGCACACCGTCGCGCTCGTTGAGCAGCGCGCCCTCCTTGGCCACCAGGTTGAGGCCGTCGCGAACGGGGTTCACCAGCAGCACGTCGTAGCGGCGCAGGGCGGCCACCGACGCCGGGAAGTTGTCCGAGGTGTCGAGCAGGACAGGCGTCCAGTCGGGGGTACCCCACCGGTCGTTGAGCAGGTGGGCCACCGACTCGACCTCTTGGCGGTAGGCCAGGTACTCGGGCAGCGATTCCCGTGAGGGGTACACCAGTGCGGCGAAGACCACCCGGCCCCGCCACTGCGGGTGCGCCCCCAGGAGCTCGTCGAACGCCCAGAAACCGCGCAGGAGGTTCTTCGACAGCTCGATGCGGTCGACCCGGAGCACCAGCTTGCGGTCGCCGACCCTCTCGTCGAGCTCCTCGAGGGCGGCCGCACACTGGGGCGACCGGGCTGTCGAGGCGATGTCCTCGTGGTCGGGGGACAAGGGGGCCACGAACGTCGCGGGCTCGAAGCCCAGGACCTGCTGGCAGCACTCCGCGAAGTTGGCCGCCCATCGCCGGGCGTGGAAGCCGCACGACTGGTGGCTGCTCATGCCCACGAGCAGTTCCTCGGCCACCGTCGTGGGCAGCATGCGCAGCGACGCCGGGTCGCAGAAGGGGATGTGGGTGAAGTGGACGGCCCGCAGGTCGCGCCGTTCCTGAGCCAGCCACGTGCCTACCAATGCCAGGTGGTAGTCCTGCACGAGCACGGTGGCGCCCTCGGGGGCATGGTCGATCACGGCCTGGGCGAACGTGCGGTTGACCCGCCGGTAGGCGTCCCACGAACTGTGCCAGCGCCGGTCGAGGCGGGGCCGGCGCGACAGGTCGAACAGCTCGTGGTGGAGGAACCACAAGGTGGAGTTGGCCACCACGTCGTAGAACATGCGGTAGTCGCGGGCGTCGACGGCCAGGGACCTGATCCGGAAGCCCTCGGCTTCGATCGGGCCCTGGGCGGCCGCCTCCCGGTCGGCGTCGCTTATGGCCGCGGCCAGCCACATGGCCCCCGTGTCGCGTACGAGAGGGCCGAGGCTGGACACGAGGCCTCCCGCCCCGCGGCGGGCGACGAGCTGCCCGTCGTCACTCCGTGAGAACGACAGCGGGCCCCGGTTGGAGACGACGACGAGGTGTTCTGGCTCGGCGACGATGCCAGAACCCTAACTGCCCGGCGGCCCGACCCCGGCAAACCTGCGCGGGAACCGTGGGCGTTTCGCCCACGGTTCCCGCGCAGGTTTCGCGGGGCCTCTTACCTGGCGGCGGCCAGAAGCCGGTCGACGACCTCGGCCACGCCTTCGCCGTAGGGGCCCGTGGTGCGGTTGGGCCAGGCCAGGGCCGGGTCGGCGTTGGCCACGAGCCACAGTTGGCCGACTTCGGCCGCGCAGGCCAGGTCACTGGCCGAGTCGCCCACGTACGCCGTAGCCGGCGGGGCCAGGCCATGGCGGGCCATGTCGGCCCGCACGGCGGCCGCCTTGCCCGTCCCGGTGGGCGCCAGGTGGTGAGCGTGGCCGTTGTCGATCACCTCGCACCAGTCGAAGCCCAGCGAGGCGAGGTGGGCGGTGGCTTGCGCGGCGGTGACCGGGCCGCGCAGCAGGAAGGTGGCCTCGCGCCCCTCGTTCCACGGGTCGAAGGGGACGAGGCCCAGTCCGGCGACGGCCGCAATGGCTCCCCGCTGGTGCATGGCCTGCACGGGCGTCTGGCCCACGAACGGGAACGTCCCGAGCTCGTAGCGCACCTCCCGGCCCTCGACGTGGACGCACCCCAGCTCGGCCAGGCCCCGGCCCAGGCCCAGCAACCGGCAGAGCTCGAACACCTGCACCCGCCCCCGGCCCGACACGGGTACCACGTCCAGACCGGCCTGCCGGGCCTTGACCAGGGCCTCGGCCACCCTCGTCGAGCCCCCCCAGAACAGGTCCCCCCCGGGGCCGACCAGCGTGCCGTCGATGTCGACGTAGAGCGTCGTCACCGGCCTGCACGCTCGTCTCGCCGAGCGCCCCGGGGAGGGTGCTCGGGCACGGGCCCGCCGACGCCCGCCCGGGAGAAGGCCGCGGCCATCACCTCCTGGGCCTGGGGCCGCAGCTCGGAGAGCGGACGGTTGCGGTGGCGGCGCTCCCCCAGGTCGACCTCGGCCATGGCCTCGAGACCCACGAGAGCGGCCACGTCGACCAGCAGGGCGATGTCGACGCCGTACCCGGCCACGAACGGGACGGCTTCGAGCACCCACCGGTGAGCGGCCAGCTCGCCGCCCAGCGGTTGGCCGAAGCCGGCCAGGTGGGGGAAGAGCAGCGAGATCAGGGGCCGAGCGACCAGTTCGGTGACCCGGCCCCCGTCGCCGGGCCGGGCGTAGGTCCCCTTGGCGAAAGCCACCCGCTCGTCGGTCAGGACAGGGCCCAGGAGCCCGGTCACGAAGGACGGGTCGAAGTCGACCAGGTCGGCGTCGCAGAACACCAGGACATCGCCCCGGGCGGCTCCCACGGCCGTCCACAGCGCCCCGCCCTTGCCCGCCTGCTGGCCCGCTCCGTTCCTGGAGGTGACCACCATGGCCCCGGCGGCCGAAGCCGTCTCGCCGGTGGCGTCGGTGGAGCCGTCGTCGACCACCAACACCTCGTCCACCACGTCGAGGGCGGCGATGCGGGCCGCGATGGTCCCCACGGTGGCGGCCTCGTCCCGGGCCGGGAGGCAGACCGACACCGTCCGGCCGCCCTTGGCCGCGGCCACCGCCGCGGGAGAGAACGCGCGCCGGTCGAAGCGCAGGGGGCCCATGACGGCCATTGTCGTCCAATACGCTTTGACGACTGAAAAGTTGCCCGCCATCATGGTGGACAATCATCCAGAGCGGCTGAGGGACGGGCCCGTCGACGCCGCGGCAACCAGCGACAAGCCAGGTGCCAATGCCCGGTTCGATGAGGAGGTCCTCGTGGAGTTCGTGACTGGTCTGCGATGCCGGGAGTGCGGCCGCGCCTACCCGGCGGAGGCGCTCCACGTCTGCGAGTTCTGCTTCGGCCCGCTCGAGGTCGACTACGACTACGACGCGATCGCGGCCGCCACCACCCGCGAGTCGGTGGCCGCCGGACCGCTGTCGGTATGGCGCTACGCCAACCTGCTCCCGGCCCGTAACGACGGGGCCGTCGACCTAGGGGCGGGGTTCACCCCGCTCGTGCGGGCCGACCGGCTGGCCGCCGAGCTGGGCCTGGGCGAGTTGTGGATCAAGAACGACACCGTCAACCCCACGGGCTCGTTCAAGGACCGGGTGGTGGCCGTGGCCCTGGCCCGGGCGCGCGAGCTGGGGTTCAAGGTGGCGGCGTGTGCCTCGACCGGCAACCTGGCCAACTCGGTGGCCGCCCACGCGGCCCGGGCCGGCATGCGCCACGTGGTGTTCGTGCCCGCCGACCTCGAAGCCGGCAAGATCGTCATGACCTCGGTGTACGGGCCCCACTTGGTGGCCGTCGAGGGCAGCTACGACGACGTCAACCGGCTGTGCGCCGAGCTGACTTCCGAGCAGCCTACGTGGGCGTTCGTGAACGTCAACCTGCGCACCTACTACGCCGAGGGCTCGAAGACCCTCGCCTTCGAGACGGCCGAGCAGCTCGGCTGGCAGACCCCTGACCACGTAGTGGTCCCCGTGGGCTCGGGTTCCCAGCTGACCAAGATCGCCAAGGGTTTCGACGAGCTGTGGAAGGTGGGCCTGCTCGACGAGCAGCCCCACGTCCGGGTGTCGGGCGCTCAGGCCGCGGGCTGCGCACCGATCGCCACCGCCTTCACCGAGCACCACGACTACGTGAGGCCGGTCAAGCCCGACACCATCGCCAAGTCGATCGCCATCGGCAACCCGGCTGACGGCTGGTATGCCCTCGACGTGGTCCGCAAGAGCGGTGGTGCGCTGGCGGCCGTGACCGACGAGGAGCTGGTCGAGGGCATGCGCCTGCTGGCCCGCACCGAGGGCATCTTCGCCGAGACGGCCGCCGGGGTGACGATCGCCACCCTGGCCAAACTGGCGGCCGCGGGCGTGGTGCGCAGCGAAGAGCGGGTCGTGGCCTACGTGACCGGCCACGGCCTCAAGACGATCGAGTCGGTGGCCCACAAGGCCGGCCCGACCGTGACCATCCCCCCGACCTTGGAGGCGTTCAACGCCGCCCTGGGCCCGGACCTGTACGAGGAGAAGCCGTGAGTGCCATCGTCCGCATACCGACCCAACTCCGGTCCCTCTCGGGGGGCGAGGCCGAGGTGAGGGCCGAGGGTTCCACCGTGGGCGAGGTCCTTGGTGCGCTGGAGGCCGCTCACCCCGGGTTCCGTGAGCGCCTGTTCGACACCACGGGCAGCCTGAGGCGCTTCGTCAACGTGTTCGTGGCCGACGAGGACGTCAGGTTCGTCAAGGGGCTCGACACGCCCGTGGCCGACGGCCAGACGGTGTCGATCATCCCGGCGGTGGCCGGGGGCTAGAGCTGTGGGCGAGGGGCCCGAGCGGCCGCCTTGGTACGCCCGGTTCGGCGGGATCACCGGGTCGGAGTCGGCTACCCAGTCGATCTCCGAGCAGGGGATCCCAGTCCCCCCGGGCGGCAACTTCCAAGGGCGCAAGCCCCGTGGGCGGGTCGACCGCGATGACCTGGCCGGTCATCTCGAGGAGCGCTGGTCGGAGGAGAGCCGGTGCGACCGCCGGGCCGAGGTTGCCTCGGTGGACTGGCTGACCCGCACGGGCACCCTGCGGCTGGGGTTCGAGGTCACCGACGACCGGCCGTTCAAGTTCGTCCCCGGCAACTTCGTACGCGTCGAGCTGCACGTGCCTGACCGGGGCTACCGGCGGGGGACGTACTGCATCGCTTCGGCCCCCTCCGAGTACCGCCGGTTCGACCTGCTCGTGCGGGTGGTCAAGGGCGGGCGCATGTCGGCCCACCTGGCCTCGCTGGGCCTGGGTGACGAGATCATGTTCCGAGGCCCGACGGGGCGCTCGATGGTGAAAGCCGCAGGCGACGGAGCGGTGGCCCTGGTGGCCACCGGGGTCGGGATCGCCCCCTTCCTGTCGCTGTCGACCGTGCTCCTGCGGTCTGACCCGGGGCGGGCCATCGATCTCTATTGGGGGCTGCGCCAGCCCGACGACATCTGCTTGACGGGCGAGCTCGACCGCCTGACGGCCGCACACCCGAGCTTCCGCTACCACGTCTCGCTCTCGGAGCCCCCGCCGGGATGGGCCGGGCTGCGGGGCCGGCTCACCTCGTCCCTGCCGCCCCTGCTCCCGGCCCTGGCCGACCGCCGGTTCCTCCTGGCCGGCAACGGGGCCATGGTCGAGGAGCTGACCGTGGGCCTGTCGGAGCTGGGCGTCTCCCGCGAGGACATCTACGAGGAGCCGTACTTCAACGCCCGCCACGTGGCCGACCCGGCTGTGGTGTCCGGGTTCGTGGACGCCGCCCGGGCGGCCGGTTTCGGCCGCACCGGCGAGGCGGCCGGCGAGGCGGCCGGCGAGGGGGAGGCGTAGGCGAAGCCGTAGACGAAGCCGGCGGGGAACCCGGGCCAGGCGGGGCCGCCCGTCAGTTAGGAGCCGAAGTCGCATCTGAGGACCTCCGGCGGCAACCGGTCCGCAAGGGCTTCGGGGCCGGCCCGGTCCCGGATGGCGCTTGCACGCGGGCCGGGTGGACGCGGTATCGTTAGCACTCGACAGACGAGAGTGCTAACGGCACACCCGGTCACCCGGGCCAATCGAGCCGCTCCCCCACGGAGGAACCCCTTATGGCGAAAATGATCGCGTTCGACGAGACCGCCCGGCGCGCGCTGGAGCGGGGCATGAACCAGTTGGCCGACGCCGTGCGCGTGACCTTGGGGCCCAAGGGCCGCAACGTCGTGCTCGACAAGAAGTGGGCGGCCCCCACGATCACCAACGACGGCGTATCCATCGCCAAGGAGATCGACCTCGAAGACCCGCTGGAGCGCATCGGCGCCGAGCTGGTCAAAGAAGTGGCCAAGAAGACCGACGACGTGGCTGGCGACGGCACGACCACCGCCACCGTGCTGGCCTGGGCCATGGTCCGCGAGGGCCTGCGCAACGTGGCCGCGGGCGCCAACCCCATGTCGTTGAAGAAGGGCATCGAGCGGGCCGTCGAGAGCGCCGTGGCCGCCATCAAGGACATCGCCGTAGACGTGGAGTCCAAGGAGCAGGTCGCCCAGGTGGCCGCCATCTCCGCGGCCGACACCGAGATCGGCGACATGATCTCCGAGGCCATAGACAAGGTCGGCAAGGACGGGGTCATCACCGTCGAGGAGTCACAGACCTTCGGTATGGAGATGGACCTCGTCGAGGGCATGCGCTTCGACAAGGGCTTCATCTCCCCCTACTTCGTGACCGACCCCGAGCGCATGGAGGCGGTCCTCGAGGACCCTTACATCCTGTTCGTGAGCTCGAAGATCTCCGCCGTGCGCGACCTGCTGCCCGTCCTCGAGAAGGTCATGCAGTCCGGTCGCCAGCTGGTGATCATCGCCGAGGACATCGACGGCGAAGCCCTGGCCACCCTGGTCGTCAACAAGATCCGGGGCACGTTCAAGTCGGTGGCCGTCAAGGCGCCCGGCTTCGGCGAGCGCCGCAAGGCCATGCTCCAGGACATGGCCATCCTCACCGGCGGCCAGGTCATCAGCGAGGAGGTCGGTCTCAAGCTGGAGAACGTCACCCTCGACATGCTGGGCCGGGCCCGCAAGCTGACCGTCACCAAGGACGAGACCACCATGGTGGAGGGTGCCGGTGACGAGGCCGACATCCGTGGGCGCATCTCCCAGATCAAGGCCGAGATGGAGAACACCGACTCCGACTACGACCGCGAGAAGCTCCAGGAGCGCCTGGCCAAGCTCTCAGGCGGCGTGGCCGTCATCAAGGTCGGGGCGGCCACCGAGGTCGAGCTGCGGGAGAAGAAGCACCGCATCGAAGACGCCGTCTCCACCACGAAGGCGGCCGTGGAGGAAGGCGTGGTGCCCGGCGGCGGCGTGGCCCTGCTGCGGGCCCAGCCCACGGTCTACGAGCTGGCCAACACCATCGAGGGCGACGAGGGCACTGGGGTGCGCATCGTGGCCCGGGCGCTCGAGGAGCCGCTGAAGCAGATCGCGGTCAACGCCGGCATGGAGGGCGGGGTCATCGTCGAGCGGGTTCGCGGCATGGAAGGTGCGACCGGTCTCAACGCGGCCACCGGCGACTACGAGGACCTTTTCAAGGCAGGCGTCATCGACGCCGCCAAGGTCACCCGCTCCGCCCTGCAGAACGCGGCTTCGATCGCCGGGCTCTTCCTGACGACCGAGGCGGTCATCGTCGAGAAGCCCGACGAGTCCAAGGCCAACCAGGCGGCGGCCGCCGCCGGCATGGACGACTTCTAGAAGCGTTCAACCCGTCACTGCGAGAGAGGGTCGGCCTGAGCCGGCCCTCTTTTCGCGTGGAGTGGCAGGAGATCGGTTTCCCGAGGCAGAATCCCGCTACGGCATGGGGGGTACTCGATCAGGCGGCCCCGCCTTGCGGCCACCGAACGGTGGCGCGAGTTCGAGGGCTGACGAGGAGGAGCGACTGTGAGTCGGATCATCAGGGGGAGCGGTCTCGTTCTGCTGGCGGCGTTGCTGCTGGCGGCGTGCGGTAGCGACGGGGTCGGGGGGGCGCAAGGCGCCAACGCGGCCGCGGCTGACGAGATATGCGAGATTGCTCAGGACAAGGTCGGGCGGGTGCTCGGTGACGATCCCGAGGCCGACCGCGACGCCATCCGGGAGGCGACCGAGCAGTTGATGGCGCTCGACGCCCCCAGCCAGAACCGCAACACGTTCGAGTTGTTCGTGCAGAACACGAACAACCTCTGGATCGCCCTGGAGGACGTGCACCAGTCCCTGCTGGTGAACGACACCGCGCGCGCCGACCGGGCACGCGAGACGGTGGCGTCCAACAACGAGCTGGTCATGCGCTACGCCGGCCAGTACCAGGCCAACGAGTGTGCCCGCGGCTTCGGCCGGCCCGCCTGAGCCCTAACATCGGGCCATGGGCCCTGTAACGCCGTCGGAGGGCTGGGGCGTCCTGCACCTGTTCTTCGAGGTCGGGCCCGTCTCCGACGCCGACCCCGAAGCGGTGGTGGCGGCCGTCAAGGGCGCCCAGGCCGACGACCATCAGGTCATCACGTTCGCCGTGCTGGGCCACAAGGCCCAGCTCGGCGTGATGGCCCTGGGGCCGGACCTGTGGCGCATCCAGCGGCTCCAGGCCGACCTGGTGGCTGCCGGGCTCGACCTGGTGGGTTCCTACCTGTCGCTGACCGAGGTGTCCGAGTACGCCCGGGGCATGCCGCCCGAGCGCCTCGAGCCCCGCCTTCACCCCCAACTCCCGCCGCCCGACGCCCAGGTGGTGTGCTTCTACCCCATGTCCAAGCGCCGTGACGCCACCGGCAACTGGTACGCCCTCGACTACGAGGAGCGCTACCGGCTGATGGAGGGCCACGGCCGGGTGGGCCGCAAGTACCGGGGCCAAGTCGTCCAGCTCGTCACTGGCTCGACCGGCCTCGACGACTGGGAGTGGGGTGTCACCCTGTTCGCCCAGGAGCCGGGGGCCATCAAGACGTGCGTCCACGAGATGCGCTTCGACGAGGCCTCGGCCGTCTACGCCGAGTTCGGGCCCTTCTACATCGGCCTCATAGGCCCCCCCGAGGCCATCCTCGCCCGGGTCGGCATCACCGACGATCAGAGCTGAGACGTTATCGGCGTCAGGTGCCGTTGCGGCTGGCTCGGGCCAGGATGGGCGTGACGACGCTGCCCAGCACGGCCAGGATCAGGACCACCCCGGCGGCGCGCACGTAGCCCGTCTGGGGGCCGCTCCAGGCCACGGCCAGGGGGATGATGACCATGGCCGTGAACACCGCGATGAGCCCGATGGTCACCAGGACGACGGTGTCCACGGCGTCGGCCCGGCCGTGGAAGTGGAGCAGGAGCGAGGCCAGGGCCCAGGCGACGGCCACGATCACCGCGCAGGCCAAGGCCCGCCAGTAACCGTCGCCCCCGGGGTCGCCCCAGATGGCGACGATGGTCAGCAGCAGGGCCAGGCCCGAGGTGGCCAGGCCCCCGGCCGGCAGCCACAGCCGCTCCCGCCGGTCGTACCAGGCGGCCGAGCACATACCCAGCAGGCTGGCGCTACCCACGGCCACGGCCGTGCCCAGCACTCTCGCCTGGGTCGAGCTGATCCTCGTGCCGAAGGCCACCAGGGCCACGCCCAGCAGGGCGGCCGCGCTCAACGATGCGATCACGACGTAAAGGAAGGTTCTCAACGCCCGCCTCGGGGGCCTGGCCTCCTCCCCGACGAACTGGTTCGGGGCCGCGGCCGCCGCGGCCGAGGGCGAGCCGGCTGCTGGGGCCCAGCCGGCCGGCGTCGTCCAGCCACCCGGGCCACCCCCGGCCGGGCTGCCAGTTGCACCGGCTGGGCCTCCCGAGGCGGGGACGGCTGTGCCCAAGCCCCCGGCGGCGGCGGGCCGGGCGGGGCCCGCCGCCGGTGTCAGCAGGGCCCGACCGCCCTCCACGACGACCCGCACGGCCTGGCCCTCGGCCGTCCCGAGGGCCCGGGCCACCTCCGGTGGCAGGACCAGGCGCCCCCCGGTCACGTTCACGGTCGTCTCCACGGCATCCTCCGGGCTCTCGGTCGGCCCCGACCCTATGGACCACTGCGACGGTGTGCTTGTTACCCCCGCCCGCCTAGCCTTAGGTCCGTGACAGCCCTCGATCCGGCAACGGCCCCCCTGGCCCCAGCAGGGGACATCGAGGCCCTGCGTGAGCGTCTGAGGGGGCTAGGAAGGGTCGTGGTGGCCTTCAGCGGGGGGGCCGACTCGGCTTTCCTGGCCTGGGTGGCCCACGAAACCCTCGGCCCGGCGGCGGCCATGGCCGTGACCGCCGTCTCGGCGTCGCTGGCCGGGGCCGAGCGCCACGAGTGCGCCGCGCTGGCCGCGGAGTGGGGCCTTCGGTGGTCGGAGGTGGAGACCTTCGAGCTCGACGTGGCCGCCTACGTGGCCAACGATCGCGACCGCTGCGCCCACTGCAAGACCGAGCTGATGGCCGCCGTCGGGCCGCTGGCAGCCCGCGAGGAGGCCGTGGTCGTGCTCGGGGTCAACCTGGACGACCTCGGCGACCACCGACCCGGTCAGGAGGCGGCCGCCGCCCGGGGCGCGGTGTTCCCCCTGGTCGATGCCGGCTTCACCAAGGCGGGCGTCCGGGACTGGTCGAGGCGGCTGGGCCTGCGCACGTGGGACAAGCCGGCGGCCGCCTGCCTGGCCTCTCGCCTGCCGCACGGCACACCGGTCACCCTGGGCCGGCTGCGGCAGGTGGACGGGGCCGAGGCCGCCCTGCGGCGGCTGGGGTTCGGCCAGCTCCGCGTCCGCCACTACGGCGACGTGGCCCGGGTCGAGCTGGAGGCGCCCGACCTGCCCGAGGCGGTGAGGCGGCGGGCCGAGGTAGTCGAGGCCGTCAAGTCGGCCGGTTACCGCTACGTGACGCTCGACCTGGAGGGTTTCCGGTCGGGCAACCTCTCGCCCCCGCTCCCCTGATGGACAGCCGCCCGGCGACGGGCCATGCTCGGGCCATGGCCGCCACCCGAGTGAGGCTGACCTTCCCAGAGCACCTGATCACCGAGCCGGTGGTCGGGCGCATGATGCGGCTGTTCGACGTGTTGCCCAACATCCGCCGGGCCAACATCGAGGACACGTTCGGCTGGATGGTGTGCGAGATCGTGGGTGAGCGGGCCACGGTCGACGCCGCCTTGGCCTGGGCCGCCGAGCAGGGCGTAGGCGTCGAGCTCCTGGGTGACGTCGTCGAGGGTTGAGCGCACGGGCCGCCGCCCCGGCTACCAGCCCTCCGAGCCGGGCACGCCTTTGAACGGGCCGGCCACGTCGCTCGTCACCCAGCCGCCGTAGAAGCCGCCGGGTTGGGGCCGCACGAAGTCCCCGTCGACCAGGCAGACCTCCATGGGCTGGGGGTAGAAAGCGATGTGGTCGGCGATGGCCTCGAACCCGGGCTTGGGGTCGCGGTAGGTCCACGCCGCGTCCGGGGCGGCCTGGCCGTCGGGGCCGACCACGTCGAAGTAGCTGGCCCAGCCCTTCCACTCGCAGTAGGTCCGGTGCTCGTTGGGGACCAGCGCCCCGGGGATCACCGACTCGGGTGGGAAGTAGTAGGTAGGCGGGTGGCTGGTCTCGATGACTCGGACAGGGGCCAGCGTGATGGCGATGGTCCGGCCCGCGAAGATGACCTCGCACTGGCGGCGTACGGGCTCGGCCCGGGGCGGGCGGGGGTAGTCCCATACCGACTCCTGGCCGGGGCGGGGCGGCACCGGCTGGGGCCTCACGCGCTCACGCTCCGGCGGCCTCGGTGTCATGGGAGCATGGGCGCATCGTGGAAGCGCATGCTAGGGCGTTGGCCAGCGCTGTCGAGGGCGCCCTCGGCCCCTGGGTGGAGAGGTCAGTGGACCGCCGCCTGACCGAATTGGTGGCCGCCGGGCGTCTACCGGCCGACGACCCCCGCCTGGACGAAGCCCGCCGGGCGGCCGTCGACGCCGGCCAGCGGGCCAGGGCCGAGCTCGGGGCCCAGGTGCGCCGCCTGCTGGCGGCCGACGTCGACGAGCAGTGGACGACCCCCCTGGCCCTGCTGCGGGGTGCCGTCCGCTACCCGGCAGGGGTCCTGCAGGTGGCGGGCGTCCCACCGGTGGAGCGGGATTCCGTACAGGCCCGCCTGCACCCTGACGACGACTACGACCTGGCGCCCGCTACGTTCTCCGACTTCGGGCCCGAGGTGGCCGAAGCAGGCCTGTTGTGGGGGGCGGCCAAGGCTTACGCTCACATCCAGCGCCATGGAGGTGGCCGCCGATGAGGAAAGTAGTTGCTTACATACCGGACCTGATGGACCGCTCGAAGGTGATGTCCGCCGGGGCCATCGTCACCTTCGTCCGAGACCCGACTGACCTGGCGGCCACCGCGGCTGCCGAGGACGCCGACCTGGTGGTGGTCGACGTCACCCGCCCGGGGGCCGTGGCCGCCATCGAGGGC
This genomic interval from Actinomycetota bacterium contains the following:
- the larE gene encoding ATP-dependent sacrificial sulfur transferase LarE, whose amino-acid sequence is MTALDPATAPLAPAGDIEALRERLRGLGRVVVAFSGGADSAFLAWVAHETLGPAAAMAVTAVSASLAGAERHECAALAAEWGLRWSEVETFELDVAAYVANDRDRCAHCKTELMAAVGPLAAREEAVVVLGVNLDDLGDHRPGQEAAAARGAVFPLVDAGFTKAGVRDWSRRLGLRTWDKPAAACLASRLPHGTPVTLGRLRQVDGAEAALRRLGFGQLRVRHYGDVARVELEAPDLPEAVRRRAEVVEAVKSAGYRYVTLDLEGFRSGNLSPPLP
- a CDS encoding NIL domain-containing protein, with the protein product MAATRVRLTFPEHLITEPVVGRMMRLFDVLPNIRRANIEDTFGWMVCEIVGERATVDAALAWAAEQGVGVELLGDVVEG
- a CDS encoding chlorite dismutase family protein yields the protein MGPVTPSEGWGVLHLFFEVGPVSDADPEAVVAAVKGAQADDHQVITFAVLGHKAQLGVMALGPDLWRIQRLQADLVAAGLDLVGSYLSLTEVSEYARGMPPERLEPRLHPQLPPPDAQVVCFYPMSKRRDATGNWYALDYEERYRLMEGHGRVGRKYRGQVVQLVTGSTGLDDWEWGVTLFAQEPGAIKTCVHEMRFDEASAVYAEFGPFYIGLIGPPEAILARVGITDDQS
- a CDS encoding DUF427 domain-containing protein, with product MRPQPVPPRPGQESVWDYPRPPRAEPVRRQCEVIFAGRTIAITLAPVRVIETSHPPTYYFPPESVIPGALVPNEHRTYCEWKGWASYFDVVGPDGQAAPDAAWTYRDPKPGFEAIADHIAFYPQPMEVCLVDGDFVRPQPGGFYGGWVTSDVAGPFKGVPGSEGW